A genomic region of Manihot esculenta cultivar AM560-2 chromosome 15, M.esculenta_v8, whole genome shotgun sequence contains the following coding sequences:
- the LOC110601908 gene encoding protein FAR1-RELATED SEQUENCE 9, whose translation MSGGRPRALGGGVQQLLDYLKRMQDENPAFFYAIQSDTDNSAGNIFWADATSKMNYNYFGDTVVFDTAYRTNRYRVPFAAFTGVNHHGQPVLFGCALFLNESESSFIWLFQTWLHAVSGQHPVSITTDPDRLIQVAVAQVLPETRHRYSKQGIFRETQEKMAQIYQSHPTFEIEFKKCIDETETIDEFESSWESLLKRYYVMDNEWLQSMYNVRQQWVPVYMRNTFFGEVSVTDGGQDLNSFFEGFVNASTTIQMFIKQYEKAVASWHEKELKADYETTNTMPVLKTPSPMEKQAANLYTRKIFMKFQEELVETLANPATKIDDLGTITIYRVAKFGEEHKAHTVSFNSFEMKASCSCQMFEHTGIICRHILAVFRAKNVLTLPSQYVLKRWTRNAKSGALLEERASDLPNNSRESLNVRYNNLRQEAIKYVEEGAKSIHIYNVAMDALQEAAKKVAAAKNRSAADIEGGALTNGNSQVLHVVDENRPATYQSAEEKEKKIRELTAELESTNQRCEVYRANLLAVLRDMEEQKLKLSVKVQNARLSLKE comes from the exons ATGAGCGGTGGCAGGCCAAGGGCCCTCGGTGGCGGGGTTCAGCAATTGCTGGACTATTTGAAGAGAATGCAGGATGAGAATCCTGCTTTCTTTTATGCCATTCAGAGTGACACTGATAACTCTGCTGGAAATATATTCTGGGCGGATGCAACCTCTAAGATGAACTATAATTACTTTGGAGACACTGTTGTATTTGACACTGCATACCGGACAAACCGGTATAGGGTACCATTTGCGGCTTTCACTGGAGTAAATCATCATGGCCAACCCGTATTGTTTGGCTGTGCTCTATTTCTCAATGAATCTGAGTCCTCTTTTATTTGGCTATTTCAAACTTGGCTTCATGCAGTGTCTGGTCAACACCCAGTCTCTATCACCACAGATCCTGACCGGCTCATACAGGTGGCTGTTGCACAAGTTCTTCCTGAAACTCGCCATCGATACAGTAAGCAAGGTATATTTAGAGAAACCCAAGAGAAAATGGCTCAAATATACCAATCACATCCTACatttgaaattgaatttaaGAAGTGCATCGATGAGACTGAGACAATTGATGAGTTTGAATCATCTTGGGAATCACTTCTTAAAAGATACTATGTCATGGACAATGAATGGCTCCAGTCTATGTACAACGTTAGGCAGCAGTGGGTCCCAGTTTATATGCGAAATACCTTTTTTGGGGAGGTTTCTGTGACTGATGGTGGTCAAGATTTAAATTCATTCTTTGAAGGTTTTGTGAATGCATCAACCACCATTCAGATGTTTATCAAACAGTATGAAAAAGCTGTGGCAAGCTGGCATGAAAAGGAGTTAAAGGCAGATTATGAAACCACTAACACCATGCCAGTTCTCAAGACACCTTCTCCTATGGAAAAACAAGCTGCCAACCTCTATACTAGAAAAATCTTCATGAAATTCCAGGAAGAACTGGTTGAGACTCTTGCTAATCCTGCCACCAAGATTGATGACTTGGGAACCATCACCATATATCGTGTGGCCAAATTTGGGGAAGAACACAAGGCACATACTGTTAGTTTCAATTCTTTTGAGATGAAAGCTAGCTGTAGCTGCCAAATGTTTGAACATACAGGAATAATTTGTCGCCACATATTAGCAGTTTTCAGAGCAAAAAATGTTCTTACACTTCCTTCTCAATATGTATTGAAGCGATGGACAAGAAATGCCAAGAGTGGAGCTTTGTTGGAAGAACGTGCTTCTGATTTGCCAAACAATTCTCGAGAATCTTTAAATGTTAGGTATAACAATTTGCGACAGGAAGCAATCAAATATGTTGAAGAAGGGGCAAAATCTATTCATATATATAATGTGGCAATGGATGCTCTACAAGAGGCTGCTAAGAAGGTTGCTGCTGCAAAGAATAGAAGTGCTGCTGACATAGAGGGTGGAGCTCTGACCAATGGAAACAGTCAAGTGCTGCATGTAGTTGATGAAAATAGACCAGCAACATATCAATCTGCG GaggaaaaggagaagaagattcGTGAGTTGACTGCTGAGTTGGAGAGTACGAATCAACGGTGTGAAGTATATAGGGCAAACTTGCTAGCAGTTTTGAGAGATATGGAAGAACAGAAGTTGAAGCTATCAGTGAAAGTTCAAAATGCAAGGCTTAGTCTGAAAGAATGA
- the LOC110600950 gene encoding mitochondrial phosphate carrier protein 1, mitochondrial, giving the protein MREVRGRSFVEEFSPGYYGICSLGGMLSAGATHLAITPLDVLKVNMQVNPIKYNSILTGFSTLWKEQGPSSLWRGWSGKLFGYGVQGGFKFGLYEYFKRLYSHALVDQNRTFIFFLSSASAQVFADLALCPFEAIKVQVQTQPKYAKGLMDGFPKLYKAEGFAGFYRGILPLWGRNLPFSMVMFSTFEHSVDLIYRDIIQRKKEDCSRVQQLGVTCLAGYVAGAVGTVISNPADNIVSSLYNKKAENMLQAMKNIGLVNLFTRSLSIRITLVGPVVTLQWFFYDTIKLLNGLPTSGGLSMHQEEAYSSA; this is encoded by the exons ATGAGAGAGGTTCGAGGCAGGAGCTTTGTGGAAGAATTTTCCCCTGGCTATTATGGCATATGTAGTCTCGGAGGAATGCTCAGTGCAGGGGCTACCCACCTTGCTATTACTCCTCTTGATGTCTTGAAAGTCAATATGCAG GTCAATCCAATCAAGTATAACAGTATTTTGACTGGATTTTCTACTCTATGGAAAGAACAAGGACCTTCTTCCCTTTGGAGAGGGTGGTCTGGCAAGTTGTTTGGATATGGTGTTCAAGGCGGCTTCAAATTTGGtctttatgaatattttaagaGGCTTTACTCTCATGCCTTAGTAGATCAAAACaggacttttatattttttctcagTAGTGCATCTGCACAAGTATTTGCTGACCTGGCTCTCTGCCCATTTGAAGCCATCAAAGTCCAGGTCCAAACACAACCCAAATATGCCAAGGGCTTGATGGATGGGTTTCCAAAACTATATAAAGCTGAAGGTTTTGCTGG CTTTTACAGAGGCATTTTACCACTTTGGGGCCGCAATCTTCCGT TTTCCATGGTAATGTTCTCCACATTTGAGCATTCAGTGGACTTGATATATCGAGACATTATccaaagaaaaaaggaagattGTTCTCGGGTTCAACAGCTCGGTGTGACGTGCTTAGCAGGGTATGTAGCTGGAGCTGTTGGCACTGTGATTTCTAATCCTGCTGACAATATTGTCAGCTCTCTTTATAACAAAAAGGCTGAAAATATGCTTCAG GCTATGAAGAATATTGGACTAGTTAATCTCTTCACTAGGAGTCTTTCTATTCGGATCACACTGGTGGGACCAGTTGTTACTTTGCAGTGGTTTTTCTACGACACTATCAAACTACTAAATGGACT TCCTACAAGCGGAGGGCTTAGCATGCATCAGGAAGAAGCTTACTCATCAGCTTAA
- the LOC110601374 gene encoding calcium-dependent protein kinase 26 — protein sequence MGNTCRGSFKGKLYQGFTQPEEPSTASHTKRNPSSDNSNSEHSPSAQEFSKDNPKKDNNLPLLSPHKRDSIMRRSVETQSYYVLGHKTANIRDLFTLGRKLGQGQFGTTYLCIENSTGIEYACKSISKRKLISKEDVEDVRREIQIMHHLAGHKNIVTIKGAYEDPLYVHIVMELCSGGELFDRIIQRGHYSERKAAELTKIIVGVVEACHSLGVMHRDLKPENFLLVNKDDDFSLKAIDFGLSVFFKPGQIFTDVVGSPYYVAPEVLLKHYGPEADVWTAGVILYILLSGVPPFWAETQQGIFDAVLKGYIDFESDPWPLISDSAKDLIRKMLCSQPSQRLTAHEVLCHPWICENGVAPDRALDPAVLSRLKQFSAMNKLKKMALRVIAESLSEEEIAGLREMFTAMDTDNSGAITFDELKAGLRRYGSTMKDTEIRELMDAADVDNSGTIDYGEFIAATVHLNKLEREEHLVAAFQYFDKDGSGYITVDELQQACAEHNMTDVLLEDIIREVDQDNDGRIDYGEFVAMMQKGNAGIGRRTMRNSLNMSMRDAPGAY from the exons ATGGGCAACACATGCCGCGGATCTTTCAAAGGGAAACTTTATCAGGGCTTCACTCAGCCCGAGGAACCATCTACTGCTTCCCATACCAAGCGCAATCCTTCCTCTGACAATTCCAATTCTGAACATTCTCCTTCTGCTCAAGAATTTTCCAAGGATAATCCCAAAAAGGACAACAATTTACCTCTCCTTAGCCCACATAAAAGAGATTCAATTATGAGGCGTAGTGTTGAAACTCAGTCTTATTATGTTTTGGGTCATAAAACTGCAAACATTCGTGATCTTTTCACCTTAGGCCGTAAATTAGGACAAGGACAATTTGGGACTACTTATTTATGCATTGAGAATTCCACAGGAATTGAATATGCCTGTAAGTCTATATCCAAGAGGAAGTTGATTTCCAAGGAGGATGTTGAGGATGTTCGTAGGGAGATTCAGATAATGCACCATTTGGCTGGTCACAAGAATATTGTAACTATTAAAGGTGCCTATGAGGATCCATTGTACGTTCATATTGTTATGGAGCTTTGCTCCGGCGGAGAGTTGTTTGATAGAATCATTCAGAGGGGCCATTATAGTGAGAGGAAAGCAGCTGAATTGACCAAGATTATTGTAGGAGTTGTCGAGGCATGTCATTCACTTGGTGTTATGCACAGAGATCTAAAGCCTGAGAATTTCTTGTTGGTGAACAAGGATGATGATTTCTCACTTAAAGCCATTGATTTTGGACTTTCTGTATTCTTTAAACCAG GTCAAATTTTCACTGATGTGGTCGGAAGCCCATATTATGTTGCTCCTGAGGTACTCCTCAAGCATTATGGGCCAGAAGCAGATGTATGGACTGCTGGGGTCATATTGTATATATTGCTAAGTGGAGTACCACCATTTTGGGCAG AAACACAGCAAGGAATATTTGATGCAGTGCTGAAGGGATATATTGACTTTGAGTCTGACCCTTGGCCCCTTATATCAGATAGTGCTAAAGATCTCATCCGGAAGATGCTTTGCTCTCAACCTTCACAACGCTTGACCGCTCATGAAGTGCTAT GCCACCCTTGGATTTGTGAAaatggagttgctcctgataGAGCACTGGACCCAGCTGTACTTTCTCGTCTCAAACAATTCTCTGCAATGAATAAATTGAAGAAGATGGCTTTACGG GTAATAGCTGAGAGCCTTTCTGAGGAGGAGATTGCTGGTTTGCGAGAGATGTTCACGGCGATGGATACTGATAACAGTGGTGCAATCACATTCGATGAACTAAAAGCTGGCTTGAGAAGATATGGCTCCACTATGAAAGATACAGAAATACGTGAGCTTATGGATGCG GCTGATGTAGACAACAGCGGGACTATTGACTATGGAGAATTTATCGCTGCAACGGTTCATCTTAACAAATTAGAACGAGAGGAGCATCTTGTGGCAGCATTCCAATACTTTGATAAGGATGGAAGTGGTTACATCACAGTTGATGAACTTCAGCAAGCATGTGCAGAACATAACATGACTGATGTTTTACTTGAAGATATAATCAGAGAAGTTGATCAAGATAAT GATGGAAGAATTGATTATGGTGAATTTGTCGCCATGATGCAAAAGGGAAATGCTGGGATTGGTAGACGAACTATGCGAAACAGTCTGAATATGAGCATGAGAGACGCGCCTGGCGCTTATTAG